In Gimesia panareensis, the genomic window TTCAGCGGATCACGAAGGGGCCGCATCTGCGAGAGTGATTCCTCCCTGCTATGCCACCGGTCAGGCTGCCGGGACAGCAGCGAGCTTGGCAATCAAGCAGGGGGTAACCCCGCGCGACGTAGATATCGATCAGTTAAGAACGACACTAAGCGAGCAGGGAGCCATTGTCTGAGTTCGGCTTCAGGCCTGTGAGTGAGGCTTTTGAATCAACAGTAAAACCAGGAAGCGAGGTAACCCGTGAGTCAGGCAAAGGCGGTTCGATGGGGCGTGATAGGGCTGGGATGGTTTGGTGAAGTTCATGCCGATAATCTGGCAGAGATGCCGGATATTGAATTGACCGCACTCTGCACTCGCAGACCAGATCGCTTGAACGAAGTGGCTGACCGGCTGAATGTCTCGAAGCGATATACTGACTATCATGAATTACTGGCTGATCCTGATATCGATGTGGTGAGTATTACCACCCACATTTATGATCATCGTGAGATCGCCATTGATGCCTTGCGGAGTGGTAAGCATGTCCTTCTGGAAAAACCGATGGCGCCAACGCTGGCGGACTGCGAGCAGATTCTGGAAGCAGCCGGTCAGTCAGACGGATTGTTTATGGTGGGGCACATTTGCCGGTTCGATCCCCGAGTGACGATTGCAAAGCAGGCGATTGAAGAGGGACGGATCGGAAAGATTATTTCGATGCATGCCCGTCGGAATCTGTCGAAGGCCATTGGTGAAACGGTGCTCGATGATATTTCGGCACTGATGGGAGATGGAATCCATGATGCAGACCTGATGCTCTGGTTCAGTCAGTCGAAGGTGTCTACGGTTTATGCTCAGGAGGTTCATCCTGGTAAGAATAAGTATCCGGATGCCGGCTGGTCGATAGCCCGACTTGACAGTGGTGCGGTAGCAGTAGTTGAGTCAGTCTGGCATCTGCCGGAAACCACGCCGTTCACGATTGACGCTCGCATGGAAATCATCGGCACGGAGGGGGCACTCTACATCAACTGTGGTGAGGCGGGGCTGGCGATCCATGATGCACAAGGAGTAAAACTGCCCGATACCATGTACTGGCCCCGTCCTCTGGGGAATTATTTTGGAGTGTTAAAGGAAGAGTTGCGCTATTTTGCCAACTGCGTCCGCAAGGGCGAACCTCCTCGGCGGATCACACCCGCTGAATCTGCTGCCGCTGTCGCCTGGATGGAAGCGGCAACGGAGTCAGCACAAACAGGGACTGTGATTACATTTTGATCTGTCACTTTCGTGACGGACAGGTAATGGGATCATGCCGGTTATGCATTCCGAGTAACTTAATCGGGTTCAGAGCGAAACAAACATCCAGATATGAGCCCCAAAAGTGGGGCAGACCGTCTCTCCAGCAAGATTCTACT contains:
- a CDS encoding Gfo/Idh/MocA family protein, whose product is MSQAKAVRWGVIGLGWFGEVHADNLAEMPDIELTALCTRRPDRLNEVADRLNVSKRYTDYHELLADPDIDVVSITTHIYDHREIAIDALRSGKHVLLEKPMAPTLADCEQILEAAGQSDGLFMVGHICRFDPRVTIAKQAIEEGRIGKIISMHARRNLSKAIGETVLDDISALMGDGIHDADLMLWFSQSKVSTVYAQEVHPGKNKYPDAGWSIARLDSGAVAVVESVWHLPETTPFTIDARMEIIGTEGALYINCGEAGLAIHDAQGVKLPDTMYWPRPLGNYFGVLKEELRYFANCVRKGEPPRRITPAESAAAVAWMEAATESAQTGTVITF